In Heteronotia binoei isolate CCM8104 ecotype False Entrance Well chromosome 5, APGP_CSIRO_Hbin_v1, whole genome shotgun sequence, the DNA window CAGGATTGTACAATTGAGTTTCTAATCCAAGGACTACTTGCAATGATTGTTTCAATGGGATTCAAATCATGGTCTTATTTCTAGACATATTTCATTTAAGAAGCTAGATCCTGAAGCTCTCATAAGCAGCTTTTCACTTTTTCTGACAAATTGTTCTGAATTTAGGCTTATTTCTTGATTCAAAGTCATTGTATATACAGGACAAGAAGATGCTAGGCACAAATCACACCTCCTTATGAACTTCCGTGAAGTTTAATGCTTTTAGTCTGATTCAGCAAGACAGTGCTTGAGTTTGCATGCCAGTTCGTTccaccgagagccagtttggttgttgattggtggactctaatctggagaaccacatttgattccccactcctccaacatgcagccagctgggtgaccttgagtcagtcacagctgtctcagccccacctccctcgcagagtgtctgttgtggggagaggaagggaaggcaattgtatgctgagactgtggggagaggaagggaaggcaattgtatgcTGAGATTGAgtctcctttaggtagtgaaaagtggggtataaaagccaactcttGTTCTTCTACCCAGTTATTTTGAAGAGAGGAAGCATTAATTGTAGTGACAAACTGTGCAACTTGGCAGCAAGTCAAAAATACTGATTTACCCATAACTTTAAAAATCCCCACTACTTTCTACTCTTACTATCATTGGTATTGGTCTTTGGAATGTGTAGACATTTAAAAGTTCACTGATCACTGTCATTTAATCCAAAGGTTCTAGTGCTGGTAAAAGATACTCGCCACAGTTTGTGAAAGCTGCAAAACTACTCCACTGGAATGGACATTTCAAACCCTGGGGAAGGACAGCATCCTATGCGGAAGTCTGGGAAAAATGGTACATTCCAGACCCTACCAACAAATTCAACCTGATCCGGAGGCACACTGATATCTATGAAACAAAGTAAATGGATCTGATACACTTGCATTCTCAGGAAATTTACCAGTCCACTGAGATCAGCAATACTACATCCATCATTTTGTATTTAAATGGAAAAACTCTTAAATACTTGAAATTGCATGCTTCGAGGAGCTGGCTTTCTGTAAATAATGCCATTCTAGTGGAGCAGATAGTACCTCCATGAACAAGCATTTTGGAACTTAATAGATTGCTCCTGAATAACCGTCCAAGGCTAAAAGGCATGTGACAAAATAAATTCCTGGACAATGGCCACATATCTTGCATGGTAATCTAATATGCTGAAAATCTgttatctctctttcttttgacTTAACCTGTGAATCTAAGTTAAACATCTTCTACTGGTGGATGATCAGTTCAAATCTCTAAATCACATTTAACTGGTGAAAACTTTTATCAGAATTAGGTCTCTTGTGattaataaaaaaatattttattgatttgCAAGGTTACCCCAACAATTCTAaaggaataatttttaaaactgtgGAAGCAGCTGCTCAAATTTACTAAGAATTTCTTAATTTGAATCTTTTTTTGTGAATAGTAATTTGTCCTTACTAAACACGTTTGCACATCAGTTAACTCATGTCACATCAATGCATTTGTTTTCTTGATGACAATGTATGCTAACTAGTTTATTATTAAATATGCTGACTGAAAATGTAATAAACAATACTGTTTTTTGCACTTCGTGTAATTGAATTTACATAGTTCCTTGAGTTGGAAAAAGCTAAAATTATTGCACAGAGAATGAGCATTAAGGTTATTTTTTAAATGCTCTCCTGTGAAGATTTTAAATGCCACGGAACCATatattttggagagtggagtgatttcagatgtcaaatgacaacagcaggcattggtaataagacaggaagCCTAGCTCTCAATTTGGTCCAGGAAGAAGTATTGTCTTGACCtttattatcaattgcaattcagcagtttctctttctaatctccctttgataTTCTTTTGTAAGAGCgctgctacttttaggtcagcaactgaatgttgtggtttctaatgtcagattgcTCATTAATCACTCCACTTATTCTTAGCATCCTCCTGGatggtttcctgtctcattaccaatgctggtatctccacacctactaccccctGCATATAACACCTAATCCAaccaagcctgctattgtcattcacctgttaTTACCatatgaaatcacctttataaagtctgTATCCCTGGTACtttttgtgttacattttatggcacacatggccttgCCCAATAaagtgtcagatccagccttcacaacaaataagttcaacacagCTGCAAAAAAGTAACATACATCTTCCATAGAAGAAGCTGAAAATTTTATTTCATCCTAATGAGCTTACAACCGATTTTGTCCACTGACCTCCCTGTACATTTCCCTGTTAGCTTGTGCAAGGTTTACTCCCTTGGAATAAGTATATACCTATTTCAGAACTGAATCTCTTTGACCATGTATGCTTCAAACTTTTCTCTTCAGAGACTGAGTTAATGAATCATGGTACAACATGCCTCACTGCTGGAGGGAATCATATCAAGCATCATCAGTTTCAAATTTATGCTGATTGATGAGAAACACATGGATGCAATCTTCTGTAAATAATAATGCAATACTCTACACCAGGGTTTCCGAAACTTTCCcctcccgtggcccagttatttttacacttctccttcgtggcctactaaaatttgggggcagagccaggaagtgatgtacaaacatgcttaaaactcttgtaatattttgtttaggaaaggtaggagaatagagggattttgcaatgcaactttaaaaataaaacaaagaaaaagcacaagaatcccacagcagaaaactaaaaatatagaatgttctcagcctgggaaaaatgaaatgacaggaaggaagggagagagagaggggggggagaaagaatgacacaaagagagaaagacagtctgaaagaaggaaggggggggggagagagagagaaaaagacaggagagagagagagagaaaaacagccagaatgaaagaaagaaagaaaaagagtctGGAAAGAATGACACAGAAAgccagaaaagaaagagaaaaaagagaaagacagccagaagaaaagactgcctgacagtaagaggggggtggtggtggaaaataaagcaaataaggtTGCCTTCCAGCTCCCTTCcggacattgaaattgacctgggatggggaagggagggaggaggggaaactaggcatttgcttccccctcctcctctctcccccaccccaggtcaatttcaatgtcaGGAAGGGAGCTGCTcgactgtcccccctcccccatcacctGATTCTTCGGGAAAACTGCTGAGCTCACCCAGCCCCATTCTGAAAGGGCTCCACCGTTGCAGAACAGAGccccgctgctgcccccccccccccaagagacacTGGGAGGAGGCTCGGGAAGCTTCGGCAGCACCGGGCTGATTTGAATCATgctgaaggaagtgagggaggggcgaAACTCCTCCTTCAGCCTGCTTTTCCAGCGgcgctggggaaaggaagggaggggacaggTGGTGGCGGCAGCCGAGCCCCGttatgctggggaggggggcgtgACTGAGCGGCTCATCGCCGTGCTGCAAGGGCaaggccagcgggggggggggggggagtttttagAGGGCAGGGAGTGGTGGCCCAGTTGCAAACAAGCCCCAGACCGGGATTAGACCTGGGGTTTGGGAATCCCTGCTCTATACAATATGCACACAGAATTGGCATTGCCAGTCCACAAACAGTCCACCGAAATGCCTGTAGAGTCCTAAATGCTGACCAGAAAACTGGAGCGCTCAAAACCCCTTGATCTTCTTATATGTAATCTGTATTGAAATCATAGGCATCATCGAGGTCACCAGCCTCTATGCGGAGCTGTCTACCTACAGCAgacaagagagagagactgaaatcAATGGTTTGTTCTGAGTAGCAATGTGGAAATAAGTTTTGAGAGCTCCATTTAACATGCACCTGTAGGCAACTTCCCCCATTTTGCATTCTTTGCTTCCAGCTCTTCAGagtgtgttttgtttttctgaaataaaatgataaaaggatACAACTGAGTGGTGCTTTGGGAAGATAAACCATCAAGGGTATTTAGGATTATTCTTTCAAACAACAGCCTGCAGTTAGTTACTATGACTTCCCACTTTCAGATGGAATTGAGGCTGGAAGACTGACTTAGTTGCCCATTCTAGCCCTGTTCacattacagtgaatgcatgtacaatcTGTGCACAGTATacacctcattttttaaaaatatagatgTTGAGTAATTGAACTTTAGTAGTACACGATACAACCTCCCATGCTGAGTAAATGAACTTTAGCAGAACATGATACAATCTCCTATTTAACCAAGTACTAGAACCTAATTTCAAATGCAAAGTGAATGCatattggcttttttttttgcgcaAAGAGATGTATACATGTACATACAGGAAATGTGCAATCACTGTAATATGAATGCTTCTATATAACCAGGACCAAAATGCCATTCCTTCTTCATTAGGAAAACTCAGTATGTGTACTAAAGAGCACAGTGTTAGAACTAAGTCTCTTAAAGCTTGCACTTTTACCTCTTCGCTTTCCACTCCATCCTCCTTGTCTTCAGATAATTCCTCAGCATCTTCACTCATTTCTATGCTCTTTTTTTCCATTACTTCCCCTGGCAGTTCAGTATCCTCTATAATACCAtcagtgaagccaggagactgaAACGCAATGCTGCTTGCCTTATTTGGGTGTTTACTAGCTGTAGAAGAAATGCTGATTAACCATGACACCATATTAGCACACTGGCAAAACCATCCAGCCTGGTCCTTCTAAAGAAGAAATCCTACCCCATTTCTGGATAATGGGAAAACCCAGTCCCAGTATTTGGGGGTGAGGCTTAGTTTTGCTTCATCTCAGTCATATTCaagatgggaaaggaaaggtcccctgtgcaagcaccagtcatttccaactctggggtgacgttgctttcacaatgttttcacggcagactttttacggggtggtttgccattgccttccccagtcttttttttttacactcccccgcccccgcaagctgggttctcattttaccgaccttgaaaggatggaaagctgagtcaacctcgagccggctccctgaaaacccagcttccaccggggatcgaactcaggttgtgagcagagcttaggactgcagtactgctgctttaccactctgcgccacggggccactattCAAGATGGCAATTGGTTTATTTTCCCTCACAGAACATGGCAGTGGTGGAGAATTAAACCTGCCTTTATCTGCATCTAGATATTAGCAAAATAACTAGCATAATGGGGGGAAGATGCAGCAAGCCTAGCATCCCAgacaggcagctgctgctgatctCCTACTGGGATGCAGGGTAGGCCAGACGCTCCACAGGTTTATTGACAACCTGGGTTATCCCAGgggccaaggggagggggagggatttaCTGGTATAGCTCCTTTGTCTGGTCAGAGCTGAGTTGTAACCCAAGGTCAGGCAGAGGCACTGAGGTCCTATCACTTCCACTCTACTCCTCCACTCCCACTCTTGCAGGGCAGTAGTGACAATTATGGAAACAGGGAACAGTTGTAACAGGAGGTGGGGTCTGGTGGCTCAGGACTCAAACAAGAGGACACCGAACCCTACCATGGAAGTCCCACCTCCTGAGTGGGGGTCACTGGCAGCTGCAAGGTTTATGTTGTTTATGGGGAGGTAATAAGCCTGTTATAACTTGGCTTGGCTCCTGAACTACAAGGAAGAAGGCTGGGGAGAGAAGGAGGTCTACGCTAAAAACCGCTGCCTCCTCACCTCAGAGGCCAGCAGGAGCCAGAGAATATGAATTCAGGCAGCAGGGAAGGTGGGGCCCCAGTCCCAACAATAGTCTAAAAAATAACTTGGCATGACCTTTCTGAAAAGCATGCCCCAAACGTAAGGGTTGTTTAGCCTTACCTTTCAAGGTGGTTTTGTTATCTTCTTCCAGATCATCAAAATTAAAAGCTAGTTTTACTGCTGCTAAAGCTTCAGCGGAGAGGTGTGGTGATGGGATCCACAATGCAGGGGGTTGTGAGTAATAACTCATTTTGGCACTGAGAAAAAATGTTGTTTACAGAAGTATGAAACATCACCCACTCAAAACAGCAATGGTTCACACATTATCAGTCTTTGGACTTCATAAACTACatgtggggggggaagagacaAAAATACACCTATTGGGTGTATATACTACTAATGCCTCTATATCACACCTTCTACTGTTATCAAAAGCAACTGCTGTTTCAGATACTAACTGCCCCTGCAATATCATCCTTTAGTGCACAGGACATAGAACATACACAATCCTCCTATGTCAAATGACACACAGCGTTTCATTCCACATGTAAAATTAATAACTTGTCCTTTGCCAACCATTTTTTAATATAGTGGCTACCAAGAGGAGTTGATCTCAGTGGGTCCCAAGTTCTTCCAGACAACTTAATAAATATTTACCCTGTCCAGTCACACAGCACTAATTTAGCTGCAGCTTCTACATTAGGAACACCTTTCTTTTTCAGCATTCCTCTCTTCTGTGCAAGTAGTGTTAAAAACTCCAAAGGATTTCCATAATTCGGAATATTGTAATACATCATGAtctgaaataaaaagaaaacCCAATCAAATGTATCATTCTCAATTTCTGCTGAATAAATCATTCTTGCATAATCTCAGCATTACGTGCACAAACAGGGAAGTGCTACATTAATGtttttgattccccctccccccaaatccttGTCACCTGGCTGTTCACAGCAAGAGCAGCAGGTTCTTGCTCCAGTTCCAAATATCTGGGCCAATACCACACTCTGCTATGGCAGAAAGCATAACTGGGCTGGCCCTTCTTGGGAAGCACCATCAGGCAATAGCAAGATCAGAGTTGGATCTGATGTCTTCACTGTCATAATAAGACACAACAGATATCCTCATTTCCCACACTGCCAGCATGGTGTTAGATATAACTCAATTCAGTTAAACACATAAGCTCTGAGCAGAAGAAGCATAAAGACCTGGATCACACTTTTCTGACCATATGCTAATTCACACCAGTCCACCTAAGGAATGGGCAAGGCAAATTCTCCAACAGTGACTATGTTGGCCAGAAAGCAAAAGGACCCCCTTTTTCATTAACATAGTATAATATGCAAGCTCTAAAACATCAGAGGCTAAGAAAAGATTAAGGAACTACACAGTAGCTTTACCTGCTGTTTGCTGCAGTGCTTCAAAATTGCATCTACTGAATCAAATAAATTAGCAGAATCAACATCTGTTGTGCTTCTCAGTACTAGTGCATGAGGAGGGTTGGAAGGTGCCACAATAATGCTAGGACTATCTAACATTCTGATTTGGTTGTCAATGTTAACAATCTGCATGCACCTTTGAAAGAATATACACAAGAAAAATTGGTTCAAACAAATTAGGAAGCATCTGATAAAGAAACAGTATAAAGAAACAAAATGTTAAAATTTGAGCAAAATGAATCACCCTGGAAAGCCAATGGCAATATTTCATGGACTTTATGAATATACGACCACTTGTGGAGATCACTCCTGAAACATGCAAGGTCTGTTCTCTGCTTTGTCACTGAGTCACACTTGGTTCAAGTCCCTCCAAGCTCTTATCCAATAAGAGAACAATAAAGTTAAAATAATTGGTTCAGGTTAGCAGTATTCTTCCCTTAAATAAATTTAATGAAAAACTCTCAGCATTTTTTTAACAAATAACATTCAACACCTTGTACTATCAATGCAAAAGGGAGAAAAATGCAGCCTAAATATTCCATTATGTCAATAAATATTAGTCaaaaattcatttatttaataGAATCTGTTCCAGTTACCACTAACacatctccattttctgcaactAAGAAGAAAATAGCTGTTACAGTTTCTGTGCACAGATGCAGAGAATGAGCAAATAAAAGCCGAACCACATGAAATATCATCGATGACAAGCTCAAAATGAACTGCTTCACAAAAAACAAACTAACTTCGTAAGGCCTCTCATAGGTCCCACGTTGCAGACACGTGCCTCTTTCAGACTATTGACAATGCTGCTTTTCCCTACATTGGGAAAACCTGAAGATAAGCACACACATTATAAATGTATTAAGTACACCTTATATGCCATACCAAATACAAAATAGTACAAAGGGGAATATTTTGCAAAGGATGAAAAAATGCCAAGTTTTACCACGTGAATGGCATGCTCTCCCTCCAGAGGCAGGTatcttttttctctgtttcctccTTTTGATATACCAAGTAGCAATGCTTATATTTCAGGTAAACTCTAAGCAATCACCATATCCATGCTTTAAGCCCAGAATCACTTCTAATTTTAATGCAGCCTAAGCGTGCTTAACTGCACAGGCTCTCATTTATCCCTTTCTTTGTACCCTAAATCTATTTATTCTCTAATGAATTATGAATGCCTTGGAGGAAAGgaatttgtcttttaaaaaatgctgtaaGACAGCAGCTACATTGAAAATAACTGTTCCTACCATTTTGAAACAAGTGGCAGAAGCAAGCAAGGAaactttcattctttctcccaTATAGAAGCTGAGAGCTATAGGCAGTCAAGCACTGTCCCATTTTTATTCAAATTCCTTGAGATGGAGGGAGGTTCATCAAGTTTCCTCCACTTTGTAAAACTGAATCTATATCACTATTTTCTCTTCTTCCCCATGTCCTTTCAACACCAAAGAGGCAAGGAAATTTTTGGAGATGCATTGCCATTTTTCTGATTTTTAGCAGCATTTTGTTGTCAGTGAAATATTTTTCATATAGAACCTTTTTAAAGCTGCTTGTAGAGCAAGATCAGAGTTGGATCTGAAGTCTCCACTGTAACAGTAAGACATAGAGTGTGTCATCATTTCTCACTCCAGAACAGgcaagcccccccaaaaaaagtatcCTCCTTAAGTGCCTTGTCAGGTATGCCTCTGAGAAGAAGATACTGAAGAATGCAAAGGGCTGTATCAGGGGGAATTAGCATCTAGGATCCAAAACCTCTGGTGTTTCACTGGCCACTGGAGCTATTCAAACCTTCTATTAATAAAACAGTCCCTTGTCAATACTGAAAAGCTGCACCTGTGCATCAGATAGCTTGCTGAGTTGAACTCAACATAAGCAATCAGATACAGATGGAAAGCAAACCAACCCCTAGGTACCCAAGAGCATgctaagaacttttaaaattgtGGCCAAGGTCAGTCAATTACTGTATTCCAATATATTTTTATATTAGCATTTTAACAGAGCAGAGTAGACTCCAGCTTCGTTCTacagaaaaatgttattttaaccctTAGAAGAGACCAACAGAACATTACAACAGATTCTAGTTTATTACGTTTCATACTTAGGAGGCCTGGTGATGTGGATATCactccaattctgacatttatTGCCGTTGCTGTTTTTTCTGTCCAGTCAACCCAGGCTGACAGCTGCCTGACCCCAACTTGCTATTCTTTTAGTCCACTAAAacaattttcactattttgcatactagttCACTGCCCACTATATACGTAGGACCGCTAATGCCATCTGATACtatttctgatgaagtgtgcgtttagcacacgaaagcttacattctcaacaaAACTGTTggattaaaggtgctacaggactccagctttgttctattgcttcagaccaacacggctgcccacctggaaatATCTATTACTGCTCAAGACACTGCTGCCTCTATTGCCAGGTTTTGGGTTGCTGTAAAAGCAA includes these proteins:
- the GNL3 gene encoding guanine nucleotide-binding protein-like 3 — translated: MKRPKLKKASKRMTCHKRYKIQKKVREHNRKLRKEAKKRGHRKPKKDIGIPNAAPFKEDILREAEQRKQRREELRKQQKLERQKELEKKRKQEANKDASKEEQCEKESTSKPKANPKQQINKNSKQFFCKELKKVIEASDVVLEVLDARDPLGCRCPQVEQFVGQSDGGKPLLLVLNKIDLIPKENLEKWLHYLNKEIPTVAFKSAMQKKDRTAAKRVTKIDLSLASLCFGGDCLVKLLQEHSTVKEKVVQVGVVGFPNVGKSSIVNSLKEARVCNVGPMRGLTKCMQIVNIDNQIRMLDSPSIIVAPSNPPHALVLRSTTDVDSANLFDSVDAILKHCSKQQIMMYYNIPNYGNPLEFLTLLAQKRGMLKKKGVPNVEAAAKLVLCDWTGAKMSYYSQPPALWIPSPHLSAEALAAVKLAFNFDDLEEDNKTTLKASKHPNKASSIAFQSPGFTDGIIEDTELPGEVMEKKSIEMSEDAEELSEDKEDGVESEEVKVQALRDLKNKTHSEELEAKNAKWGKLPTGRQLRIEAGDLDDAYDFNTDYI